Proteins encoded together in one Rubripirellula reticaptiva window:
- a CDS encoding CPBP family intramembrane glutamic endopeptidase, which produces MNPYHATDEHAGEFEEPILATLVNPLPDNHPDGSPVRPRWWTTLVVIAASGAAFLFASTVLALAAVWIVYGEVSFEILGSAATMATLFESRWGLLLLFVMPQFALVAVPLAAARLSPEPMTRRLGLVRGTWPTWAWIGSALATPLVGLVSGILVGLFLEESDGLKEMSGVFRIHGQNGFLVPLALMIGATPAICEEILFRGYIQTRLVRSFSPLVGGFVASFLFAAFHMDLVHVVAVFPMGVFLGIVSYRSGSLFPAMLGHFVNNVISVVMIVMSPEDETDVLAAPAIAVTLSILVVGILGMAATVAAAVMYGPPGIGDSVALGATPLPNSSSDGDR; this is translated from the coding sequence ATGAATCCTTATCATGCAACCGACGAACACGCCGGTGAGTTCGAAGAGCCCATTCTTGCCACCTTAGTCAATCCATTGCCGGATAATCATCCGGATGGATCGCCTGTGCGACCACGATGGTGGACGACGCTCGTCGTAATCGCAGCATCAGGGGCTGCATTCTTGTTCGCCAGCACGGTGTTAGCGCTGGCGGCGGTTTGGATCGTCTATGGCGAAGTATCGTTCGAGATTTTGGGTTCCGCCGCCACGATGGCTACGTTGTTCGAATCTCGTTGGGGATTGTTGCTGCTGTTCGTGATGCCGCAGTTCGCGTTGGTGGCCGTGCCGCTTGCCGCCGCACGCCTGTCACCCGAGCCGATGACCAGGCGATTAGGTTTGGTCCGCGGCACTTGGCCGACATGGGCTTGGATCGGATCAGCACTGGCAACTCCGTTGGTTGGACTGGTCTCGGGGATCTTAGTGGGACTGTTCTTGGAGGAAAGTGACGGGCTGAAGGAAATGTCGGGCGTTTTTCGGATTCATGGACAGAACGGGTTTCTGGTTCCACTGGCGCTGATGATCGGTGCCACGCCTGCGATTTGTGAAGAGATCTTATTCCGTGGATACATCCAAACGCGGCTAGTTCGATCCTTCAGCCCGCTGGTCGGGGGCTTTGTCGCTTCGTTTTTATTCGCCGCCTTTCATATGGATTTGGTCCACGTGGTCGCGGTGTTTCCGATGGGCGTTTTTCTGGGCATCGTGTCGTACCGCAGCGGATCGCTTTTTCCAGCGATGCTTGGGCACTTTGTCAACAACGTGATCAGTGTCGTGATGATCGTAATGTCGCCCGAGGACGAAACAGACGTTTTAGCTGCTCCGGCGATTGCAGTCACCCTTTCGATCCTCGTGGTGGGTATCTTAGGGATGGCAGCCACGGTCGCAGCCGCGGTCATGTACGGCCCGCCCGGCATTGGAGATTCCGTTGCCTTGGGCGCCACGCCGCTTCCGAACTCTTCCAGTGACGGTGATCGATAA
- the argC gene encoding N-acetyl-gamma-glutamyl-phosphate reductase codes for MTKIKVGIAGATGYTALEVARLLMAHPEAEVVAATSRAEDGNTLAEVHPSLAGRCDVPIENLDAKTIAGKCDVVMCCLPHGASAETVHALVQHDVRVIDFSADFRLSSLEVYEKWYGVKHPWPERVGKTVYGMPEFFADEIATADVVANPGCYPTSAILPLSPLVKSGLIETTDIIVDSKSGVSGAGRSAKVATLYCETNESIAAYAVGSHRHGPEINDLVSRIAGAPVQTLFTPHLTPMDRGILSTIYVRKNGHSVDEMMQCLRDQYAGSPFVNVVDHLPATKHVAGTNYVQMTVRDCGDRAVLVCVIDNLAKGASGAAIQNMNVMFGKPETMGLA; via the coding sequence ATGACAAAAATCAAAGTAGGCATCGCCGGCGCAACCGGATACACGGCTCTGGAAGTCGCTCGACTATTGATGGCCCACCCCGAAGCCGAAGTGGTTGCCGCAACCAGTCGTGCCGAAGACGGCAACACTCTTGCCGAAGTTCACCCGTCGTTGGCGGGACGTTGTGACGTGCCGATCGAGAATTTGGACGCGAAAACGATTGCGGGCAAGTGTGACGTCGTGATGTGTTGTCTGCCGCACGGCGCATCGGCCGAAACGGTCCACGCGTTGGTCCAGCATGATGTTCGAGTGATCGACTTTAGCGCCGACTTTCGCTTGTCGTCGCTTGAGGTGTATGAAAAATGGTACGGCGTCAAGCATCCCTGGCCCGAACGAGTCGGCAAGACGGTCTACGGGATGCCCGAATTTTTTGCCGATGAGATTGCGACGGCGGACGTCGTCGCCAACCCCGGTTGCTATCCAACGTCCGCGATCTTGCCGCTTTCGCCGCTGGTCAAGTCGGGACTGATTGAAACCACCGACATCATTGTGGATTCAAAGAGTGGCGTTAGCGGTGCTGGTCGCAGCGCAAAGGTTGCGACGCTGTACTGCGAAACGAACGAGTCGATTGCTGCCTATGCCGTTGGCAGCCATCGCCATGGACCGGAAATCAACGACTTGGTCAGCCGCATCGCCGGTGCTCCGGTGCAGACGTTGTTCACGCCTCACTTGACCCCCATGGATCGTGGCATTCTGTCGACGATCTATGTTCGCAAAAACGGTCACTCGGTCGATGAAATGATGCAGTGTCTGCGTGATCAGTACGCGGGCAGCCCGTTCGTGAATGTCGTCGATCACTTGCCCGCCACGAAGCATGTTGCCGGTACAAACTATGTCCAAATGACGGTGCGAGATTGCGGTGATCGGGCAGTGTTGGTGTGTGTGATCGACAACCTAGCCAAGGGGGCCAGCGGTGCGGCGATCCAAAACATGAACGTCATGTTTGGCAAGCCCGAAACGATGGGACTTGCTTAG